The nucleotide window GAGATCGGCGACGCGAGTCTCGGCGTGCAGATCAAGCTATTGCGGGTGTTGCAGGAGCGGGGGTTCACTCCCGTCGGCAGCCACAAATCGCAACGCTTTTCCGGGCGGATCATCGCGGCCACCCATCAATCGCTGGTGGAACTGCGCCAACAGGGCAAATTCCGCGAGGATTTTTTCTACCGGCTGTGTTCCGATGCCATCACCGTGCCGCCCTTGCGCCAGCGTTTGGCGGAGACTCCCGCCGAACTGGAGTTGCTGGTGCGAGCGCTGGTGGCGCGCCTGTTCGGGGCGGCCAGCCCGGAAGCCGCCGACCTGGTGCTGACCGCGCTCCGCCGCGACCTGCCGGCGGATTATCGCTGGCCGGGCA belongs to Candidatus Hydrogenedentota bacterium and includes:
- a CDS encoding sigma 54-interacting transcriptional regulator; protein product: EIGDASLGVQIKLLRVLQERGFTPVGSHKSQRFSGRIIAATHQSLVELRQQGKFREDFFYRLCSDAITVPPLRQRLAETPAELELLVRALVARLFGAASPEAADLVLTALRRDLPADYRWPGNVRELEQAVRRILLTGRYQGEPATETDFWQQAQAGMLDARSLLAGYCALLYRNCGNYEEVARRANLDRRTVRKHLQAAMPSPCAPDELRGLPVHEP